A window of the Candidatus Jettenia caeni genome harbors these coding sequences:
- a CDS encoding DNA ligase, which produces MDMQMYEVVKQVGISEPMWKESIEKHDVIHEEFGNICVYRVAKKVGLLEKGSIVTQDGIIFDFPRIARIMHLENGIYHAYTQPVYVEEKVDGYNVRIARIQGQIVAFSRGAYICPFSTDRIVDFLDVKRIFDENPGLIVCGEFAGPDNPYNIEHPPYVKEDIRFFAFDLMVMNKPHNLPIEERYKLFDIYDMPTVRRFGCFSPSDISGLKEVVKELEEKGCEGMLIKPINPLEKTLKYVTLGSCFRDIRVTAPLMAEMMSEFFTHRIIRAALSIHEHTHSLKPEVFAQLGESLLKPIYESITKVAREEVIEERFLLRFREEKNIQRMIDHLYKCKVKFEVLSKSREGDYWHVRFAKKCYASYEILQKHLGGSFHVD; this is translated from the coding sequence ATGGATATGCAAATGTATGAAGTGGTTAAGCAGGTTGGTATCTCAGAACCGATGTGGAAGGAATCTATTGAAAAACATGATGTCATCCATGAAGAATTCGGCAACATTTGCGTCTATAGGGTTGCAAAAAAGGTTGGTCTTTTGGAAAAAGGATCTATCGTTACCCAAGATGGGATTATTTTTGATTTTCCCCGGATTGCCCGGATAATGCATTTAGAAAATGGTATTTATCATGCCTATACTCAACCAGTTTACGTTGAAGAAAAGGTTGATGGTTACAATGTGAGAATTGCACGTATCCAGGGGCAAATAGTAGCTTTTTCACGTGGCGCCTATATTTGCCCGTTTTCAACAGACCGGATTGTGGATTTTCTGGATGTAAAAAGGATATTTGATGAAAATCCTGGTTTGATTGTTTGTGGTGAATTTGCAGGTCCGGACAATCCTTACAATATCGAGCATCCTCCCTATGTAAAAGAAGATATTCGTTTTTTTGCATTTGATTTAATGGTAATGAATAAACCTCATAATCTTCCCATAGAAGAGCGATATAAACTTTTTGATATTTATGATATGCCAACGGTAAGGAGATTTGGATGTTTTTCTCCCTCCGATATTTCAGGTCTGAAAGAGGTTGTTAAGGAGCTAGAGGAAAAAGGGTGCGAGGGGATGCTAATAAAACCGATCAACCCCCTTGAGAAGACCTTGAAATACGTGACATTAGGCTCTTGTTTCCGTGATATTCGGGTTACTGCTCCCTTAATGGCGGAAATGATGTCTGAGTTTTTCACTCATCGGATCATTCGTGCAGCGCTTTCTATCCATGAACACACTCATTCATTAAAACCAGAAGTTTTTGCCCAGCTTGGCGAGTCGCTTTTAAAGCCTATCTATGAGAGCATTACCAAGGTGGCAAGAGAAGAGGTAATTGAAGAGCGGTTTCTCCTGCGTTTCCGGGAGGAAAAAAATATACAACGGATGATAGATCATCTGTATAAATGCAAAGTAAAGTTTGAGGTATTATCTAAAAGCAGGGAGGGTGATTATTGGCATGTCAGATTTGCAAAAAAGTGCTATGCATCATATGAAATTCTCCAAAAACACCTGGGAGGCTCATTTCATGTAGATTGA
- a CDS encoding putative phosphoesterase translates to MYIILGCDDIGSALALNLMRSGEEVLVIDSNEKALTGLKECNIQTITSDINTLDFNSLPAKDIIAFVLLQKNLKDNLTLANYIKKIFPDKFVFSRAVDEKETFELLENGVDSTIQTVKIITNAILNELEMAKLKRSVFHLTSVIKAASNKGLAIFLQDNPDPDAIACGLALKCIAEKFDIKSKIYYGGNIGHQQNKTLVNLLETDLIRLRTTDESLEIIHNVDKVALIEASIASKNNVLPANVVPNIIIDHHQTDFSLVKGEFVEILPKIGAASTIMTRYLRQLDIVPDPPLATALRYGIRVDTSGFTRNTTTEDLDAAAYLSSLVDVGLLNQIENPPMSAETLDIIGRAIRNREVRGSYLISFVEFITDRDALPQAAELMLQMEGVSTVLVFGIDKDKVQLSARSMDSRINLASLLQKAFGFMNAGGHATMAAGTIDLGIFGDVNDKKSLSRITFDAVRKKFFSAAGIDTEKKEIPDELELMINNGVRN, encoded by the coding sequence ATGTATATAATCCTAGGTTGCGATGATATTGGATCTGCCTTAGCTTTAAACTTAATGAGATCCGGCGAGGAAGTACTCGTAATTGATAGTAATGAAAAAGCCTTAACAGGATTAAAGGAATGTAATATTCAAACGATTACATCAGATATTAATACATTAGACTTTAATTCATTACCGGCGAAAGATATCATTGCTTTTGTCCTCTTACAAAAAAATCTTAAAGATAATCTGACTTTAGCAAATTATATAAAAAAGATATTTCCCGATAAATTTGTGTTCTCAAGAGCAGTCGATGAAAAAGAGACTTTTGAGCTATTAGAGAATGGTGTTGATAGTACCATTCAAACAGTTAAAATTATAACGAATGCAATTCTGAATGAATTGGAAATGGCGAAATTAAAAAGATCTGTTTTTCATTTAACAAGCGTTATTAAAGCAGCATCTAATAAAGGATTAGCCATTTTTTTGCAAGACAATCCCGATCCAGATGCTATTGCTTGTGGGCTTGCACTTAAATGCATTGCTGAGAAATTCGATATCAAATCCAAGATTTATTATGGTGGAAATATTGGTCATCAACAAAATAAGACCTTGGTCAATTTGTTAGAAACTGATCTTATCCGATTAAGAACGACAGATGAATCGTTAGAGATAATTCATAACGTCGATAAAGTCGCATTAATAGAGGCTTCCATTGCTTCAAAAAATAATGTATTACCAGCAAATGTAGTTCCTAATATTATTATTGATCATCATCAAACAGATTTTAGCCTTGTAAAAGGTGAGTTTGTTGAAATATTGCCGAAGATTGGCGCTGCTTCTACTATTATGACAAGGTACTTACGGCAATTAGATATTGTGCCGGACCCTCCACTTGCCACAGCTCTTCGTTATGGAATCAGGGTTGATACAAGCGGGTTTACCAGGAATACTACTACAGAAGACCTTGATGCGGCAGCCTACCTCTCATCGCTAGTTGATGTAGGATTGTTGAATCAAATAGAGAACCCTCCTATGAGCGCAGAAACGCTCGATATTATTGGAAGAGCTATAAGAAACCGAGAGGTAAGGGGATCGTACCTTATATCTTTTGTAGAGTTTATAACTGACCGTGATGCATTACCACAGGCGGCAGAATTAATGTTACAGATGGAAGGAGTATCTACGGTACTTGTATTCGGAATTGATAAAGATAAGGTGCAATTGTCAGCTCGAAGTATGGATTCAAGAATCAATCTGGCATCACTATTGCAAAAAGCATTTGGGTTTATGAATGCGGGCGGACATGCAACAATGGCAGCCGGTACTATCGATCTAGGTATTTTTGGAGATGTGAATGATAAAAAATCGCTATCAAGGATTACTTTTGATGCTGTACGAAAAAAGTTTTTTTCTGCAGCAGGAATAGATACAGAAAAAAAAGAAATACCCGATGAATTAGAATTAATGATTAACAACGGTGTTAGGAATTAA
- a CDS encoding putative signal peptidase: MRHILTIRYGVLKNTSDFFTNITSLKKGDQVIIRSNRGIEFGEVITKVSEIADDTPIENLGEILRKATADDKEKQRKINNEMIPVEFKFCQKKIKEHNLLMKLASVEHLYGTKKIIFYYLANGRVDFRELVKDLAKEYQARIEMKQIGVRDEARLLADYEHCGRELCCRLFLKNLEPVTMKMAKNQKATLDPSKISGRCGRLMCCLRYEDKVYEDLKHGLPRKGSIVKTTEGIGEVVNCDVLQQQVTIELNNGNKICVSTRDIIDKVRDSLRQQETTPCDQMCGKDYGLE; encoded by the coding sequence ATGCGGCACATTCTAACTATTCGATACGGTGTCTTAAAGAATACATCTGATTTTTTTACCAATATTACTTCATTAAAAAAAGGTGATCAAGTTATAATTCGTTCTAATCGTGGTATAGAATTTGGCGAAGTTATTACCAAGGTTAGCGAGATAGCGGATGATACTCCCATTGAAAATCTTGGAGAAATTTTACGTAAAGCTACGGCTGATGATAAAGAAAAACAAAGAAAGATAAACAATGAAATGATACCCGTTGAGTTTAAGTTTTGTCAAAAAAAGATAAAAGAGCATAATCTCCTCATGAAACTTGCCAGTGTCGAACATTTATATGGCACTAAAAAAATTATCTTTTATTATCTTGCTAATGGGCGCGTTGATTTCAGAGAACTGGTAAAAGACCTGGCAAAAGAATATCAGGCGCGTATAGAAATGAAGCAAATCGGTGTTCGGGACGAAGCCAGGCTTTTAGCTGATTATGAGCATTGTGGGAGGGAATTATGTTGTAGATTGTTCCTCAAAAACCTTGAACCCGTTACTATGAAAATGGCAAAAAATCAAAAGGCAACGCTCGATCCCTCTAAAATATCAGGAAGATGCGGCCGTCTTATGTGTTGCCTGCGTTACGAGGATAAAGTATATGAGGATTTAAAACACGGCTTGCCAAGAAAGGGTTCCATTGTCAAGACGACAGAAGGAATCGGAGAAGTTGTTAATTGCGATGTGTTACAACAGCAAGTTACTATTGAACTGAATAACGGAAACAAAATTTGCGTGTCAACTCGTGATATTATAGATAAAGTAAGAGATTCTTTGAGACAACAGGAAACAACACCCTGCGATCAAATGTGCGGGAAAGATTATGGCCTTGAATAA